A single region of the Silene latifolia isolate original U9 population chromosome 8, ASM4854445v1, whole genome shotgun sequence genome encodes:
- the LOC141596681 gene encoding remorin 1.4-like, producing the protein MGEKETKQASDSTPTTSVTSKETPVVATSPPPAPTTPEVSSQPKPPVVVVAEKVDEESTRGSRDRDIALAQVGTEKRLSFIKAWEESEKTKALNKAEKKLSGLDAWENTKKCTIDAKLKGIEEALDNKKAEAAEKMKNKVAQIHKEAEEKRAMVKAKRGEGILTIEEKAAKYRATGYAPKKFCGCMSF; encoded by the exons ATGGGAGAGAAGGAGACAAAGCAAGCTTCAGATAGCACACCAACAACCTCTGTAACATCAAAAGAGACGCCGGTGGTCGCTACTTCACCTCCTCCTGCTCCGACAACTCCCGAGGTCTCTAGTCAGCCTAAGCCTccagttgttgttgttgctgaaa AGGTTGACGAGGAATCTACTCGAGGAAGTAGAGATAGAG ATATTGCTCTAGCACAAGTTGGGACAGAAAAGAGGTTGTCTTTTATCAAGGCTTGGGAAGAAAGTGAGAAAACTAAGGCACTTAACAA GGCGGAGAAAAAGCTATCTGGTCTTGACGCATGGGAGAACACCAAGAAATGCACAATAGATGCTAAACTGAAGGGAATCGAG GAAGCGCTGGACAACAAGAAAGCAGAAGCAGCAGAAAAGATGAAGAACAAGGTAGCTCAAATTCACAAGGAAGCCGAAGAGAAAAGGGCAATGGTGAAGGCGAAAAGGGGAGAAGGTATCCTCACAATTGAGGAGAAGGCAGCCAAATACCGCGCCACAGGGTATGCACCAAAGAAGTTCTGTGGGTGCATGTCATTTTAG
- the LOC141596680 gene encoding protein SLOW GREEN 1, chloroplastic: protein MDSTLATSTTFLPFHKSNTNSLLPSNPLCLPSKTLQKPSSKISISANFSCNCSINASNNPNNENPFAKTFKNVAGTAVLTVAATLMAAKFTEMPAKADTLTPTVEQSTEIDENNIDGSEVKTPLSKLIESNVEFVENLRSLLHQKLENGEDEEALKILGKLVEAQPNEMEWKFMLARLYNEMGKTQEARNVFEDILSINPLSFEALFENALLMDRCGEGEAVISRLERALRIAIDESKAKEARDVKLIMAQIQFLQKNVDEALSSYDELAKEDPKDFRPYFCKGMIYSLLDRNAEAKEQFAKYKELSPKKFEVEGYLRSPLSRMKVFETGSQN, encoded by the coding sequence ATGGATTCAACCTTAGCCACATCCACAactttccttcctttccacaaatCCAACACCAACTCTCTTCTCCCGTCAAACCCTCTTTGTCTCCCTTCCAAAACCCTCCAAAAACCCTCATCAAAAATCTCAATTTCTGCCAATTTCTCCTGTAATTGCAGCATTAATGCTTCAAACAACCCAAATAATGAAAACCCTTTTGCTAAAACCTTCAAAAATGTAGCAGGAACTGCAGTTTTGACAGTTGCAGCTACACTAATGGCTGCCAAATTTACTGAAATGCCAGCAAAGGCAGATACTTTGACTCCAACTGTTGAACAATCAACTGAAATTGATGAAAATAATATTGATGGGTCAGAGGTGAAAACACCATTGTCTAAGTTAATCGAATCGAATGTCGAGTTTGTGGAGAATTTGAGGTCATTGTTGCATCAAAAACTTGAAAATGGGGAAGATGAGGAGGCATTGAAGATCTTAGGGAAGTTGGTAGAAGCTCAGCCTAATGAAATGGAGTGGAAATTTATGTTAGCAAGGTTATACAATGAAATGGGGAAAACCCAAGAAGCTAGGAATGTTTTCGAGGATATATTGTCTATAAATCCTTTGTCCTTTGAGGCATTGTTTGAGAATGCATTGCTTATGGACCGGTGTGGCGAAGGGGAGGCCGTGATTTCGAGGTTAGAGAGGGCTTTACGGATTGCCATTGATGAGAGTAAGGCTAAGGAAGCTAGGGATGTGAAGTTAATCATGGCTCAAATCCAATTTTTGCAAAAGAATGTAGATGAAGCATTGAGTAGTTATGATGAATTGGCTAAGGAAGATCCTAAGGATTTTCGGCCGTATTTTTGTAAAGGAATGATTTATAGTTTGCTTGATAGAAATGCTGAGGCTAAGGAACAGTTTGCTAAGTATAAAGAGCTTTCACCTAAGAAATTTGAGGTTGAAGGGTACTTAAGGAGTCCATTGTCTAGGATGAAGGTGTTTGAGACGGGTTCTCAGAATTGA